The genomic region CCTCCTCCAGCAGCGTCGCCGCCGCCCCCACCACGCGCCCGTCCGGCGTCCCGACCACGTCGAAGTCCTTGTCGATGTAGTCGAACCGCGCGAGCACGCTGCGCATCGCCTCGATCCGGGCGCGCTTCTTGTCGTTGCTCTTCACCACCGTCCACGGCGCGATCTCGGTGTCGGTGGCGCGGAACATCGCGACCTTCGCCTCGGTGTAGTCGTCCCAGCGGTCCAGCGACTTGATGTCGTTGGGGCTGAGCTTCCACTGGCGCACCGGGTCGACCTGGCGGATGACGAACCGGGTGCGCTGTTCCTTGCGGGAGACCGAGAACCAGAGCTTGACCAGCAGCACGCCGTCCTCGACGAGCATCCGTTCGAACTCCGGGGCCTGCTTCATGAACAGGTCGTACTCCTCCTGCGTGCAGTAGCCCATCACGTGTTCGACGACGGCGCGGTTGTACCAGGAGCGGTCGAACAGGACTATCTCGCCGGCGGTGGGCAGGCGGCGGACGTAGCGCTGGAAGTACCACTCGCCGCGTTCGCGTTCGGTGGGTTTGGTCAGTGCCACGGTCCTGGCGCCGCGCGGGTCGAGGTTCTCGGTGAACCGCTTGATCGTGCCGCCCTTGCCGGCGGCGTCGCGGCCCTCGAACAGGATCACCATGCGCTGGCCGGTCTCGTCCAGCCAGTACTGCAGCTTGAGGAGCTCGATCTGCAGCAGGCGCTTGAGGCGTTCGTACTCGTGGCGGGACATCCGTTCGGTGAACGGGTAGTTCTCCTGCCAGGTCATCACCTCGCGGCCGTCCGCGTCGCGCAGGATCGGCTCGTCGTCGTCAGGGAACTCGGCGGTGTACCCCTCGACCAGCAGGTCAGCCGAATCGACAGTCACGTCGGTCACGAAACCGTACATACCCGGCGGATCGCCGCTGGAAACCGGCATGGTCGGGGCACCGCCGGCAACCCGCAACCGGGGGCTCGGCCGAAAGTACTAGATCGCAACTCGTTGTCTCGCAACCACTTCCGTTGCGCCATACGGTCTGATCATGACTACTGCAACGGGTAGGACCACGCCGCCGCGCACCGTGATCGCCGCGTTCATGGGATTCCTCGTGTCGAGTGTGTTCGCGGTGGCGTCGATCGGTGTCCTGGTGGGAACGCACGACGATCTCGTCGAGACCCTGCGGGCGACGCAGCCGTCGTGGACCGAGGAGCAGCTGCAGGCCGCGGCCACCACGAGCCAGGTCGTCGTGGCGGGGATCGCGCTGGTGATCGCGCTGGTGCAGCTGTGGCTCGCGTTCAAGCTCCGGTCGGGCCGCAACTGGGCGCGGGTGCTGCTGGCCGTGTTCACGGTGTTCCAGGTGGGGTCGTTGTTCATCGGTGAGGGAGAGGCGACGCTGCCCGCTTACGGTGGTGCGGTCGTGGCGGCGCTGGCGGTGGTGGCCAGCTACCTGCCGGCGTCCAACGCCTACTTCGACTCGGTGCGCAGGGCGGGGTAGTGGAATCGGCACGCGGCAGAATGCCGGTATGACCGCAGGTGTGCCGCCGGCGCGGCGGAGCGTGTTCGTGGCCGAGGTCGTCGCGCTGCTCGTGGCCACGGCCGTGGACGCCGCGCTGGCGGTGCGCTCGGGCACTCCGCGGGGAGTGGCCGGGCCGTTGCTCACGATGGTGCTGCCGTACGCGGGGACGGCGTCGGCGGTGCTGGCGGTGTTGCGGCGGAGGTTTCCGCGGCAGGTCGAACTGCTCGGCGGCTCGGTCGTGGCGCTGTCCCTGCTCGGCACGGCGACCGCCGGCTGACGCCGGGCAGCCGGTCGTGACCGAGACGCTAGCCCTGTTGCTGGTGGCCGCCGCGGGGCCGGCGGTTGCCGCGGTGCGGGCGGCGGTGCTCGCCGTCGCCGCCTGTGCCGCAGTGGTGCTCGCGCCGATCGTGCGGTACGGCCTCGACTACCCGGCGGCGCTGGTCCCGGTGGCCGCGCTGGCGTGGGGCGCGGCGGTGGCGCTGGGGCTGATCCTCCGGGACGCGGACGCCCGGCACCGCCGCGAGCTGGAACGCATCCGCACCGAGGACAGGCTGCAGCTCGCGAGGGACCTGCACGACCTGGTTGCGCACCACGTCACCGGGATCGTGGTGCGCACCCGTGCGGCGCAGGCGCTGGCCGAACAGCGCTGACCGACACGAGCCTGACCGCGCGCCGAGCCGCTGCCCGCCGAGCCTGGTGCTGGGGGACGTGGTGCGCGCGGCGAGCCAGGGCGTCTCGGTGCGCGTCGACCCCGACGTGGACGGCCTGCGGTTGCCGGCCCAGGTTTCCGTTGCGCTGCACCGGGTTCTGCTGGAGGCGCTGACCAACACCCGGCGGCACGCGCAGGCCTCGGACGTGCGGGTGACCGCCCGGTCCGACGGCGACGACCTGGTGCTGCGGATCGACAACGACGGTGTGCTCGGCGAAGCCGCCTGCGGCGGGCACGGCATCATCGGCATGACAGAACGGATGGCGGCGTTGGGCGGCGAGCTGACCGCGGGTCCACACGGGAACGACGGCTGGCGGGTCACCGCGCGCATGCCCCTCGACGCCGACCTGCCAGGGGGCATCTGATGACGATCCGGGTGCTGATCGCCGACGACCAGACCCTCGTCCGCACCGGCTTCCGGCTGATCCTCGACGCCGAGCCGGGCATCGAGGTGATCAGCGAGGCCGCCGACGGCGAGGCGGCGGTGCGGATGGCGAGGCAGCTGCGCCCCGACGTGACGCTGATGGACATCCGCATGCCGAAGCTCGACGGCCTGCGCGCGACCCGGCTGCTGGCCGGTCCGGACGTCCCCGATCCGTTGCGGGTGCTGGTCGTCACCACCTACGACGTCGACGAGAAACGTCTACGCGGCGCTGCTCGCCGGTGCCTGCGGGTTCCTGCTGAAGGACGCCCGGCCGCGGCTGCTGGTGGAGGCGGTGCACGCCGCGGTCAGGGGAGAGGCGCTGGTGTCACCCGCGGTGACCGTGCGCCTGCTCGCCCACTTCACCGCAGGCGGTGGCCGGGAGAGGCAGCCGGACACCCCGCTGACCGGTCGTGAGCTCGAGGTCGCGCTGGCCGTGGCGCGCGGCTCGACCAACGCAGAGATCGCCGACCGCCTCACCGTCTCGCTGTCGACGGTGAAGTCGCACCTCACGAACGTCCAGGCCAAGCTCGGCGCCCGCAACCGCACCGAGATCGCGATCTGGGCGTGGCGCAACGGTCTGCTCAGGTGACCGCGCGCACCACCACGGTCCCGGCGACCATGTCCCCGAGCCGCTGGTGACGCGGTGTCACCGCGATCAGCACCGCCCCGACCAGCCCCAGGAACATCCCGTCCACCACCATCAGCAACCACCGCACGGAGTAGTCCCGCAACGACGGCTCACCACCGCGGACCTTCGTGATCCGCAACCCGAGCCACCGCATCGCCGGCGTCGCCCCGCCGTGCCGGTGCGGGTACCAGATCTCGACCCACAGCGTCCCGAGCAGCGCGACCGCCGCCACCACCACCATGGGCACGATGGTGAACGCCTCCGGGGTGAGCCCGAGCTTGATGAGCCCCACCGCCAGGAACAGGCCGGGCACCAGGCTCAGCACGGCCGCGACGACGAGCAGGACGAACTCGATGACGTGCTGCCAGTACCGGCGGAGGACGACCCCGCGGGCATCAGCGTCGGAGATCACCCGAAGATGATGCCAGGGCCCGCGGTCACCCGTTCGAGCGGTCGTCGGCGGCCGCGGTCTGCGTCAGCACGGCCACCGTCTCCTCCAGCCCGCGCTGCACCTCGTCGCCCTTCGCCTCCCGCACGCTGTGCAGGCTCACCGTGATCCGCGACCGCCCCGGCGCCACCTCCTCGATCTGAAGCTCACCGTGGTAGTCGTCCGGCCCTTCGGCACCCCACTCCAACCGCCGCCGCCCGGCGTCCGGCCGCACCCACGCCTCACCCTCGACGTGGTGCCCGTGCACCTCGGCCTCGACGTGCACCTGCTCGCCGCCCTCGGGCTCGGCGGCGGTCATCTGCGGGAAGTAGCGGGGGAGGTTCCTGGGCTCGGCCAGGAACTGGAACAGCGTGTCGGCCGGGATGTCGGCCTCCGCGGTGTGCGTGTAGGTGGTCATGGGAGCGGGGGTACCCGGTGGCGCGCCGGTCCGAACGAGGTGGTCGGTGCGGCTCGGGCAACGCCAGGCGCGGGGTCGTCACCGTCCGACAACGTGAATCACGTTCGAGCGAACCCTCGTCGCTGGATGGTGCGCAAATGGAGCAGTCAGCCGCCGCACCTGGGTACCTCGCGATCGCAGACACCAGCGACACGAGAGGAAGAACGATGATCGATCGGACCCAGCTCGAAGCGCTTTACGACTGCGACGTGATCGACCGCAAGGGCGAGCGGATCGGCTCGGTGAAGCAGGTGTGGCTCGACGACGTCGACGGTGCGCCCACGTGGGCGGAGGTCCACACCGGACTGTTCGGGCTGAAGGAGAGCTTCGTGCCCATCCAGCAGGCGCGGGTGAGCGCGGGGGCGATCACGGTGCCGGTGGACAAGGAGCTGGTCAAGGAGGCGCCGAAGATCGACGTCGACGGGCAGCAGATGACCGACGACCAGCAGCAGGAGCTCTACCGGCACTACGGGATGATCCCGAGCGCCAAGACCGGTGAGCACGACCGGTTGCCCAAGCACGGCCGGCGCGACGACGACAGCATGTCCGTCACGCGCAGCGAGGAGCGGATGGACGTCGGCACCCGCGAGGTCGAGTCGGGGCGGGTGCGGCTGGTCAAGCATGTCGTCACCGAGCAGCGCAACGTGACCGTGCCGGTGTCGCACGAGGAGGTTCGCGTGGTGCGCGAGCCCGTGGAGGGCCAGGCGGCGGGCTCGTTCGAGGACGAGGAGGCCTCGGTGACCCTGCACCGCGAGGAGCCCGTGGTGCAGAAGCGGGCGGAGGCCGTGGAGCGGGTGCGGCTGGAGAAGGAGAACGTCACCGAGCAGCGCCAGGTCAGCGGCGAGGTGCGCAAGGAGCGCGTCGACGTCGAGCGGGACGACGACAGCCGTCGGTGAGAACGCTGGTGTGGGGCCCGCTCGGCACTGCTGAGCGGGCCCCAGCCGCATGAGCGGACCTCAGCCGTGCGCGACCTCCAGCCGTGCGCGACCTCCAGCCGTGCGCGACCTCCAGCCGTGCGCGACCTCCAGCCGTGCGCGACCTCCAGCCTTGCGAAACCCTCAGCCGTGCGAAACCCTCAGCCGCGTGCGTGGATCACGGCAAGAGCGTGCTCACGGGCCGGTGCGCTCAACCGGGTGTTCAGCTCCTCGAACAACGCCTCCGCGGTTACGCCGTTCCACCCCGGCGGCAGCAGCGCCAGCGGCAGGCCGGGGTCGCTGTAGGGCAGGCGGCGCCACTGGGTCAGCATCGGCACGTACGTCTGGAACGCCTGCGAGGCGCTGATCGAGGCGGGCAGCGCGGCCAGGACCGGGCGGTGGCGGCGCAGGAAGTCCGCGTACAGGTCGGCCAGCTCGTCGAGGTCCCACCAGGCCCGCACCTTCGAGCGCAGGTCGCCGAACGCGAAGTGGTGACCGGCGAAGATGTCCACGTACTCGGCCAGGCCGCGGCGGGCCAGGGTGCGCCTGGTCTCGGCGGCGAGGTTGCCCGGTGCGATCCACACGCCCGGCGCTGTGGTGCCGAAACCCAGCTGGGTCAGGCTGGTGCGCAGCTCGTGGCGCTTCTCGCGTTCGGACTCCGGTACGGAGAACACGACCACCAGCCAGCCGTCGTCGGTGGTGGCGCGGCGGCGTTCGAAGATCCGCGCGTCGCCCTCCGCGAGCGTCTCCAGGGTCGGTTCGGCCAGCGCGTAGCCGGCGGCGCCCTCGCGCCGGTCGCTGATCACCACGCCGCGGCGCTTCAGCCGGGAGATCGACGAGCGCACGGCCTGGCCCTCCACGCCCAGCTCCGCCATCAGCCCGACGACCGACGCCACCGACAGCCAGTTGTCCTCGCCGCGCGCGTACAGGCCGAAGATCGTGACGATGAGCGGCCCGAGCCGGTCGCGCCCGGCGAGTGCCACGTCGGCGTCACTGTTCACCGCGAGGTTCAGCGCCCTCTCCCTCCTCAGCTGAGATCCGTGAGGGTGACAGTGTTGCGCAGCTCGCCGAGACCGCTCACACGTGTCACCACCAGGTCGCCGTCGCGCAGGAAGAGCTGCGGTTCACGGGCGCTGCCGATGCCGCTGGGCGTGCCGGTGAGGATCACGTCGCCGGCGCGCAACGTCATGCCGTGGCTCAGCTCGGCGATGATCCGCGCGAACGAGAACGCCATGTCCGTGCTGGAGGCGTTCTGCAGCAGCTGCCCGTTGACCTCGCACTGCACCTGCAGGGCCGACAGGTCCACGGAGTCGGTCGTCGTGACCCACGGACCGAGCGGCATCGTGCGGTCCAGGCTCTTGCCCTTGAGCCATTGCCCGCCGTGCGCGCGTTGGAGGTCGCGCTGGGACACGTCGTTGGCGACGAGGAAGCCGAAGACGTGGTCCAGGGCCTTCTCCTCCGGGATCGACCGGCCGTCGCGCCCGATGACCACCGCGATCTCCGCCTCGTAGTCCCACGACGTGGAGATCGCCGGGTCGTAGGCGATGTCGTCGACCGGGCCGATGACCGTGTCCGGCCCCTTGGTGAAGAACGTCGGGCGCTCCGGCACCGACACGGGGTCCTGCCCGCCGCGCTTGCCCTGCGACTCCAGGAAGTGGTCGAGGTAGTTCCAGCCCGTGCACAGGACGTCCCGGTTGAAGCGGTGCAGCGGTGACTCCAGCCGCAGCGAGGACAACGGCAGCACCTCACCGCGCTCACCCGCGGCGCCACCTCGCACGATGTCGTCGACCGTCGTGTCCAGCAACGTGATCGACTGCGCGGCCTCGTCCACGACACCCGCGCGGCGCACGCCGCCGACGGTCACAGATGCCAGCTTCACTATCGCGTCTCCATTTCGCTGATCATGAAAACGCTATTACGATTCAGGAGTGATCAGCCGGTGCTCCGGGATCACGGCCACGCCGAGGATCTCGATGAGGGCCTCCGGTTGCCACAGCGCGGTGCAGCCGATGCCCGCCATGGCCGGGTAGACGGGCCCGGCGAGCTCGCGCCACACCTCGCCGATCGCCTTGCCGTTGGCCTGGTAGTCCGGGATGTCGGTGAGGTAGATCGTGATGCTGACCAGGTCCTCCGGCTCGCCGCCCGCCGCGCGCAACGTGGTCAGCACGTTGCCGAACGCCTGGCGGAACTGGGCGACGATGCCGCCGGGGACGATCTTCATCTCGGCGTCGGTGGCGGTCTGGCCGCCCAGGTGCAGCGTGGTGCCCACGAGAGTGCCGTGGGAGTAGCCGCGCGGGGAGGGAAGGCTGGCCGGGTTCACTGCTGCGGGCCTCATGAGTATTGACAATATCTGACGGCAGTGAAGAATGCGATATATGGAGCCCGACTCGAGCAGGTACCAGCTCGAAGGCGACAACTCGATGTACCGGCTGCCCAGCGGCTTGGTCGCCCCGGTGGTCACGCGCGGCGGTGCGGAGAACCCGGACACCGCCAACTCCGGTGGCGCGATCCGGATCTCCGGCGTGAGCATCCAGCACACCCCGGCCACCCGGCTGTGGTTCGGCAAGGTCACCAACGAGCCCGGCTACCGCTCGGTGACCCACCACCACGGCGAGGCCGAGACCGGCGGGTACGTGCTGTCCGGCCGGGCGCGGATCTACTTCGGCGAGAGGTTCGAGGACTACGTCGACATGGAGGAGGGCGACTGGGTCTTCGTGCCGCCGTTCATGCCGCACATCGAGTGCAACCTCGACCGCACCCGGCCGCTCACCTGGATGACCACCCGCACGCCGGAGAACATCGTGGTGAACCTGGCCGACGTCCCCGACGAGGACCTGCGCGACTGGCTGACCCGATGACGGCCGGCACGTCGGCGTTCTTCACCTCGGCGGTCACGCTGAAGCAGGCGGAACCGGAGCACTTCGACCTCGCCTTCACCGCCGTCACCCAGCCCTGCCCGTGGCCCAAGGCGTACGGGGGAGACCTGGTCGCGGCCGCCGCGGCCGCCGCCATGCGCACGGTGACCGACGGCAAGTCGATGCACTCGATGCACAGCTACTTCCTGCGCCCGGCCGACATCGGTGCCGAGGTGCGCTACGAGGTGGAACTGCTTCGCGACGGCCGCGGCTACAGCACCCGGCAGGTCCGCGGCTACCAGAACGGCAAGGCCCTCTACGTCTGCCTCGCCAACTTCGCCGCCGGCGAACCGGGCGGCGCCTTCCACGCCGAGCTCACCGACGAGCTGCCCGCGCCGGAAGGACTTCCGAGCACCGCGGACCACCTCGCCGACCGCGCCGGCGGCACGATGACCGAGGAGTCCAAGGCGTACTGGTCCGGTGGTCGCAGCTTCGACATGCGGCACGTGCCCGGCCCTGTCTACCTCGCGGTGGAGGGTGATCGCGTGCCGCACCAGGCGGTGTGGCTGCGGCCGTTCGACCCGTTGCGCCAGGTCGAGGGGCTCACCGACGCCCAGCGCGACCTCGCCGCGCTGGCCTACATGTGCGACTACACGATCCTCGAACCGGTCCTGCGCGTGCTCGACCTGCCGTGGGCGCGACCGGGGCTGGTCACCGCGAGCCTCGACCACGCCATGTGGTTCCACCGCCGCGGCCCGGTCGGCGACTGGCTGCTCTACGTGCAGGAGGCGGTCGCCGCCGACGACGGCAGGGGCCTCGGCCACGGCCGGTTCTTCACCCGCGACCACCGGCACCTCGCCACCGTTGCCCAGGAGGGCATGATCCGCGCCTGACCTGCCCGGAAGGACCTGCGATGGACACCTTCGCCCGCGACCACCTCCCTCCGGCGGCGCTGTGGCCGACGATCGAGTTCACGACGCCGGAGCTCACCTACCCGGACCGCCTCAACGCCGCGGCCGAGCTGATCGACGGAGCCGTGCAGCTCGACCGCCCCGCGGTGCGGACGGCGGACGGCGAGGTCTGGACCTACGGCGAACTTCGGACGCGCGCCAACCAGGTCGCGCAGGTGCTCACCGAGGACCTCGGTCTCCAGCCGGGACAACGGGTGCTGCTGCGCTCACCCAACAACCCGTGGACGGTGGCCGCGTGGCTGGGCGTGCTCAAGGCCGGCGGTGTCGTCGTGACGACCATGGCGGCGTTGCGGACCCGTGAGCTGGCACCGGTCGTCGAACGCACGCGTCCCTCGATCGCGTTGGTGGACACCAGGTTCGTCGAGGACGTCCGCGCGTTCGAGGGGCTGACCGTGGTGGACTACGACGACCTCGCCGCCAGGTGCGGGACCAAGTCGGGCGAGTTCACCGCGGTCGACACCGCCGCGGACGACGTGGCACTGCTGGCCCCGACGTCCGGCAGCACCGGATCCCCGAAGATCACTGTGCACTTCCACCGCGACGTCCTGTCCATCGACAACACCTTCGGCCGGCACGTGCTGCGGCTGACCGAGGACGACCTGGTGGCCTGCACGGCCCCGTTCGCCTTCACGTTCGGCCTGGGCATGCTCGTCGTCTTCCCCTTGCGCGCCGGTGCGTGCGCGTTGCTGACCGAGGCCGCCACGCCCGTCCAGGTCGCGGATCTGGTGCAGCAGCACGGGGTCACGGTGCTGGCCACCGCACCGACGGCGTACAAGGCGATCCTGCGCGAAGGCGTCGAGTCCAAGCTCGCCGGGCTGCGGACCGCGGTGTCGGCGGGTGAGCACATCCCGCGCGAGACCTGGCAACGATTACGGGACCGGTTGGGACTGAAGGTGATCGACGGCATCGGTGCCACGGAGTTGTTGCACATCTTCATCTCCGCGGCGGGCGACGACATCCGGCCCGGCTCCACCGGCAAACCCGTGCCCGGCTACCGCGCCACCGTGCTCGGCGCCGCCGGTGAGGAGCTCGGTCCCGGCGAACAGGGGCGGCTCGGCGTGATCGGCCCGGTCGGCTGCCGCTACCTCGACGACGAACGGCAGGAGGACTACGTGGTGAACGGCTGGAACGTCACCGGCGACGTCTTCCACCGCGACGAGGACGGCTACTTCCACTACCACGCCCGCAGCGACCACATGATCGTCTCCTCCGGCTACAACATCGGCGGCCCCGAGGTCGAGGAGGCCATCGACACCCACCCGGACGTGCTGGAGTCCGCCGTCGTCGCCAAGCCGGACGACGAACGCGGCTCGGTCGTGTGCGCGTTCGTGGTGCTGCGCGAAGGTGTTGTGGGCGACGAGACGAAGGCGCGTGAGATCCAGGACCACGTCAAGCGCACCATCGCGCCCTACAAGTACCCGCGCGACGTGCGGTTCCGGACCTCGTTGCCGCGCAACGCGAGCGGCAAGCTGCAGCGCTTCGCACTCCGCAGGATCATCGAGGACGAGGTGCTCACGTGAAGGCCGCTCCCAAGAAGATCGCCGTCGTCGGCGGCGGCCCCGGCGGCCTGTACTTCGCCGCGCTGATGAAGCAGCTCGACCCCGCGCACGACGTCACGGTGTGGGAACGCGACGCCGCGGACGTCACGTTCGGCTTCGGCGTGGTGTTCTCCGACGAGACCGTCGGCGGGATCGAGAACGCCGACCCGGAGTTCGCCGGCGCCATGGCCCGCCGGTTCGCCCGGTGGACCGACATCGACATCCACTACCGCGGCGAGACGCACACGGTGGGCGGGCAGGGGTTCGCCGCGATGAGCCGCAAGGAGCTGCTCGGCTTGCTGCAGCGGCGGTGCCGTGATCTCGGCGTGGCCGTGCACTTCTCGACGCCGGCGCCGTACACCGAGGACCTGCGCGCGTCGCACGACCTGGTGGTCGGGGCGGACGGCGTCAACTCGCTGGTGCGGCAGTCCTCTTCGGACGTCTTCGGGCCGAGGCTCGACCAGCGGCACAACAGGTACATGTGGCTCGGCACGGACCTGGTGTTCGAGGCGTTCCAGTTCTTCATCAAGGACACCGAGTGGGGGACCATGCAGGTCCACGGGTACCCCTACTCGGACAGCGGGTCCACGTTCATCGTCGAGATGCACGAGGACGTGTGGCGCCGCGCCGGCTTCGACACCGGCGAGCAGTTCCCGCCAGGCGTCTCGGACATGGCCTCGGTCGACCGGGTCCGCGAGCTGTTCGCCGAGGAACTGGCCGGACACCAGGTGTTCGCCAACAACTCGAAGTGGCTCAGCTTCACGACCGTGCGCAACGAACGGTGGCACGACGGCAACCTCGTCCTCGTCGGCGACGCCGCCCACACCGCGCACTTCTCCATCGGCTCCGGCACCAAGCTCGCGATGGAGGACTCGCTCGCCCTAGCCGCCTGTCTGCACGAACACCGAGACGTCGAAACCGCGCTGACCGCGTACGAAGCCGAGCGCCGCCCCGTCGTGGAGTCCACCCAACGCGCCGCGCAGGCCTCGCTGGAGTGGTTCGAGAACATCGGCATGTACACCGGCCAGGAGCCGACCCGGTTCTGCTTCAACCTGCTCACCCGCTCGCGCCGGATCACCTACGACAACCTGCGCACCCGTGACGCCGAGTTCGCCGACCGGGTCGACGCCGCGTTCGCCGCCGCGCAGGGGTTGCCCTCGACCGTGCCCGCGATGTTCCAGCCGTTCCGCTTGGGACAGTTGGAACTCAAGAACCGGGTGATCGTCTCGCCGATGGACATGTACTCGGCCGTGGACGGCGTGCCGGGCGACTTCCACCTCGTCCACCTGGGCTCGAAGGCCATGGGCGGCGCGGGACTCGTGATGACCGAGATGGTGTGCGTGTCACCGGAAGGCCGCATCACGCCCGGCTGCACCGGTCTGTGGAACGACGAGCAGCGCGACTCCTGGGCGCGGATCGTGTCGTTCGTGCACGAGCGCAGCACCGCGCGCATGGGCCTGCAGCTCGGCCACTCCGGCCGCAAGGGATCGACCCGGCTGATGTGGGAGGGGATGGACGTTCCGCTGCCCGACGGCAACTGGGAGACCGTCGGTCCGTCCGCGCTGCCCTACGGCCCCCAGTCACCCACCCCGCGCGAGGTGAGCCGCGCCGACCTCGACCGGGTCACCGCCGAGTTCGCCGCCGCCGCCCGCCGTGGTGCCGAGGCGGGGTTCGACCTGCTGGAACTGCACTGCGCCCACGGCTACCTGCTGTCGTCGTTCCTCTCGCCGGTCGCCAACCAGCGCACCGACGAGTACGGCGGCTCCGTCGAGAACCGCCTGCGGTACCCGTTGGAGGTCTTCGACGCCGTGCGCGCGGTGTGGCCCGCCGAGCGCCCGATGATCGTGCGCATCTCCGCGACCGACTGGGTCGACGGCGGCAACACCGAACACGACGCCGTGGAGATCGCCCGCGCGTTCATCGCCCACGGCGCCAACGGGATCGACGTCTCCTCCGGTCAGGTCACCGCTGACGAACGCCCGGCGTACGGCCGCTCCTACCAGACCCCGCTCGCCGACCGGATCCGCCACGAGGCCGCCGCCGCGACCGGCACCGCCGTCATCGCCGTCGGCGCCATCGCGTCCTACGACGACGTCAACTCGATCCTGCTGGCCGGCCGGGCCGACCTGTGCGCACTCGGCCGCACCCACCTCTACGACCCGCACTGGACCCTGCACGCGGCCGCCGAGCAGGACCACCGCGCGGAGTGGCCCGTCCAGTACCGGGCCGGCAGCCGCAAGCCGCCGACCGCCCGCACCGACGCCGTGCGCCCACGCCTGTCGCTGCTGCGCGCGGACGAGCCGGACCGGACCGTGCACCTGCGCTGGACACCGCTGACACCACGGGAATCGGCCGTGTCAGTGCCGTGACAGCCCGGTGTCCACCCGCTCGGTCACCGTGGTGGCGACAACCACGGACGACGAGCACGGGAGACACCGAGATGACCACCTTCACCACCCCGAACCCGATCACCGCCGCCCTCACCACCGCCGGCGCCCGCGTCCGGATCACCGCGACCGACCGCACCGACACCGTCGTCCACGTCGAGCCGGTCGACCGGACGAGCTCCCGTGACGTGCAGGTCGCCGAGCGCACCAAGGTCGACTTCGCCGATGGCGTGCTGGCGGTCAAGACGACGAAGTCGGGTGCCCGCACCGGTTCCGTCGCCATCACCGTCGAGCTGCCCGCCGGCTCAAGGCTGGTGCTGCACACCGCGTGGACCGAGGTGCGAGCCGACGGCCGCCTCGGCGACTGCGAGGTCAACCTCGGCTCCGGCCAGGTCCAGCTCGACCACGTCACCGCGGTGCGCGGTCACCTCGGTGCCGGTGCGCTGGCCGTCGGGCACGTCGCCGGGACCGCCGACATCGAGGGCGGCACCGCCGGTGTGCGCATCGGCGAGGCCGGCGGCGCCGTCAGCTACCGGGGCAGCAGCGGGAAGGTGTGGATCGGCCACGCCCGCTCCAACGTCGACCTGGGTGGTTCCAGCGGCAGCTTCGACATCGGCAGAGCGGACGGCGGGGTGGTGGCCAAGGCCGCCGACTGCCCCATCCGGATCGGCCGGGTCAGCCGCGGCCGGGTCGAGCTGATGAACGCTTCCGGCGGCATCGAGGTCGGCGTCAGCGAGGGCACCGCGGCCGAGGTCGACGCGAGGAGCACGAAGGGGCTGGTGCGCAGTTCCGTTGTGCCGCGGGGAGATGCCGCGAGCGCCGTCCGGGTGTTCGCCCGCACCAGGCTCGACGAC from Lentzea guizhouensis harbors:
- a CDS encoding sensor histidine kinase; the encoded protein is MRRRRWPNSADRHEPDRAPSRCPPSLVLGDVVRAASQGVSVRVDPDVDGLRLPAQVSVALHRVLLEALTNTRRHAQASDVRVTARSDGDDLVLRIDNDGVLGEAACGGHGIIGMTERMAALGGELTAGPHGNDGWRVTARMPLDADLPGGI
- a CDS encoding histidine kinase yields the protein MTETLALLLVAAAGPAVAAVRAAVLAVAACAAVVLAPIVRYGLDYPAALVPVAALAWGAAVALGLILRDADARHRRELERIRTEDRLQLARDLHDLVAHHVTGIVVRTRAAQALAEQR
- a CDS encoding DUF2382 domain-containing protein; the encoded protein is MIDRTQLEALYDCDVIDRKGERIGSVKQVWLDDVDGAPTWAEVHTGLFGLKESFVPIQQARVSAGAITVPVDKELVKEAPKIDVDGQQMTDDQQQELYRHYGMIPSAKTGEHDRLPKHGRRDDDSMSVTRSEERMDVGTREVESGRVRLVKHVVTEQRNVTVPVSHEEVRVVREPVEGQAAGSFEDEEASVTLHREEPVVQKRAEAVERVRLEKENVTEQRQVSGEVRKERVDVERDDDSRR
- a CDS encoding SRPBCC family protein — protein: MTTYTHTAEADIPADTLFQFLAEPRNLPRYFPQMTAAEPEGGEQVHVEAEVHGHHVEGEAWVRPDAGRRRLEWGAEGPDDYHGELQIEEVAPGRSRITVSLHSVREAKGDEVQRGLEETVAVLTQTAAADDRSNG
- a CDS encoding RidA family protein, which encodes MRPAAVNPASLPSPRGYSHGTLVGTTLHLGGQTATDAEMKIVPGGIVAQFRQAFGNVLTTLRAAGGEPEDLVSITIYLTDIPDYQANGKAIGEVWRELAGPVYPAMAGIGCTALWQPEALIEILGVAVIPEHRLITPES
- a CDS encoding fumarylacetoacetate hydrolase family protein, with protein sequence MKLASVTVGGVRRAGVVDEAAQSITLLDTTVDDIVRGGAAGERGEVLPLSSLRLESPLHRFNRDVLCTGWNYLDHFLESQGKRGGQDPVSVPERPTFFTKGPDTVIGPVDDIAYDPAISTSWDYEAEIAVVIGRDGRSIPEEKALDHVFGFLVANDVSQRDLQRAHGGQWLKGKSLDRTMPLGPWVTTTDSVDLSALQVQCEVNGQLLQNASSTDMAFSFARIIAELSHGMTLRAGDVILTGTPSGIGSAREPQLFLRDGDLVVTRVSGLGELRNTVTLTDLS
- a CDS encoding PaaX family transcriptional regulator C-terminal domain-containing protein yields the protein MNSDADVALAGRDRLGPLIVTIFGLYARGEDNWLSVASVVGLMAELGVEGQAVRSSISRLKRRGVVISDRREGAAGYALAEPTLETLAEGDARIFERRRATTDDGWLVVVFSVPESEREKRHELRTSLTQLGFGTTAPGVWIAPGNLAAETRRTLARRGLAEYVDIFAGHHFAFGDLRSKVRAWWDLDELADLYADFLRRHRPVLAALPASISASQAFQTYVPMLTQWRRLPYSDPGLPLALLPPGWNGVTAEALFEELNTRLSAPAREHALAVIHARG
- a CDS encoding RDD family protein, translated to MISDADARGVVLRRYWQHVIEFVLLVVAAVLSLVPGLFLAVGLIKLGLTPEAFTIVPMVVVAAVALLGTLWVEIWYPHRHGGATPAMRWLGLRITKVRGGEPSLRDYSVRWLLMVVDGMFLGLVGAVLIAVTPRHQRLGDMVAGTVVVRAVT
- the ppk2 gene encoding polyphosphate kinase 2; this translates as MTWQENYPFTERMSRHEYERLKRLLQIELLKLQYWLDETGQRMVILFEGRDAAGKGGTIKRFTENLDPRGARTVALTKPTERERGEWYFQRYVRRLPTAGEIVLFDRSWYNRAVVEHVMGYCTQEEYDLFMKQAPEFERMLVEDGVLLVKLWFSVSRKEQRTRFVIRQVDPVRQWKLSPNDIKSLDRWDDYTEAKVAMFRATDTEIAPWTVVKSNDKKRARIEAMRSVLARFDYIDKDFDVVGTPDGRVVGAAATLLEEGEDDTALSPTPIAPMAEHGPGLHP